Sequence from the Bacillus sp. BGMRC 2118 genome:
TAAAGGATATGGAAATCGATGTTAGTACGATCTTTCAAATTGCTGGAGTTGGAATTGTAGTAGCCTTTCTTCATACCGTACTAAAGCAAATGGGTAAAGAGGATTATGCTCACTGGGTTACGTTAGTGGGCTTTGTCTATATTATTTTTCGAGTTGTGACCATTATGGATGACTTGTTTAAGAAAATTAAGGCTGTTTTCCTCTTTCAAGGTTAGGAGGGTTTGTTATTCAAATCTTACAAATTGTCGGTATTGGATTAGTCGCAACATTTCTAGCTCTAATTGTGAAAGAACAAAAACCAACATTTGCATTTATGTTAGTAGTCTTTGTCGGGTGTAGTCTCTTTCTTTTCCTAATTGATCAAATACAAGAAATTATAGGCATGCTTGAGAGGATTGCTGTAAATGCAAATGTAAATCTGATGTATGTGGAGACCATATTAAAAATTATAGGAATTGCCTACATTGCTGAATTTGGAGCCCAAATAACAAGAGATGCAGGACAAGGCTCGATAGCTTCGAAGATTGAACTAGCTGGGAAAATATTAATAATGGCGATGGCGATCCCCATTTTAACGGTGATTATTGAAACAATATTAGGTCTATTACCATCGTAACAGTACCTAAGGGGTGATTGGATGAAAATACGAATTTTAATAGGACTTATTATATTTTTTTTAGCAGCCTTAACTCCAGAAATAGTACAAGCCTCTTCATCCATCCAAGATAAAGTCATTGACGAACAGCTAGATCAATTAGGTATCGAAGAGATTCGAAAGTTTTGGGACGAAATCGTACAAGATTACGGTGGCTATTTACCAGAAAGCCAGAAAGGTAGTTTTATAGATTTTGTAAAGGGAGAAAAGAAGTTCTCTACTGAAGAGTGGTTGAAAGGGATTATGAAGTTCCTATTTCATGAACTAATAGCCAACGGAAAATTATTAGGAACATTAATTATGTTAACGATTTTCTCGATGGTGCTCCAATCTCTTCAAAATGCATTTGAACAAAGTACAGTCAGCAAAGTAGCATACGCCTTAATTTACATGGTGCTTATTATCATCGCATTGAATAGCTTCCGAATCGCAATTGCTTATACAGAAGAGGCAATTTCAACGATGATCAGCTTTATTATAGCGTTAATTCCTTTACTTTTAGCTTTAATATCAGTTTCAGGAGGAATCATATCAGCTGCTTTCTTCCATCCAATTATTATTTTTTTAATGAATACAAGTGGTTTACTGATTCAATATGTTGTTTTACCACTACTATTTCTTGCGGCACTACTCAGTATCGTCAGTACACTTTCCGACCACTATAAAGTTACACAACTGGCAGATTTACTTAGGAAAACCGCGATTGCCCTTCTTGGAATTTTTTTAACAATTTTTTTAGGGGTAATTTCTGTACAAGGTGCATCTAGTGCAGTAGCGGATGGAATTACGATTCGAACTGCTAAATTCATTACAGGAAATTTTATACCAGTTGTCGGAAGAATGTTTACCGATGCAACCGATACGGTCCTGAGTGCATCAGCATTATTGAAAAATACGGTAGGGATTGTCGGGGTGGTCATTCTCTTACTTATTGCAGCTTTTCCTGCGATCAAGGTGTTGTCACTCGCATTAATCTTTAAATTTGCAGCCGCCATTTTGCAACCTTTAGGTGGGGGTCCTGTCATTAAATGCCTGGATATCATAGGAAAAAGTGTTATTTATATTTTTGCAGCACTAGCAATCGTTTCATTAATGTTTTTTCTAAGTTTAACAGTCATCATTGCTGCTGGTAATATCACATTAATGATGAGGTGAGGGTGAGACTATATGGAATTTTTAACAGGCTGGGTTGCCAATATCATTCTATTTATTTTACTAGCTACCATTTTGGACATGCTGTTACCAAACTCGAATCTTCAAAGATACGTCAAAATGGTAGTTGGTTTACTTTTACTAGTCATTATCTTAAATCCGATTCTAAGTTTATTTCATTATGATGTAGAGGAAATCATTAGTGCAGCAGCACCTTTCGCCTCGTCAGAAGAAAAAAATATAGAAAATTTAATAGAAATGAAGAAAAAAGAAATACAAGCCTCATCTCGTGCATATATTTTAGAACAAACGGCTGTCCAAATGAAAGAAGAGGTAGAGGAAGAGGTGAAGAACAAGTTTAATCTTGAGGTTTCACACTTATCTATTGATGTTGATGAAAAGATTGATGTTTCATCAAGTGATTCAACTGAGCACTTCTCCGTGCACGTTCAGCTGGTAGAAAAAAACGAAGCAAAGGATGAGGCTGTCCCGGCTATCGCAGAGGTGAAAATTGATACAACTTCTCCAATCAAGAAAAAAACAATACAAGCAGACGAGAAGAAAATCATTTCTTACCTGGCGAGTGAATGGGAACTAAACACGGATCAAATCATTGTTGCAATGGAAGGGGGGAGAGCAAATTAGATGGATAAAAAAAAGAATGATTTCTTTCATTGGTTACAGTCCCTATTAAAGCCATCTAGTGAAAAAGAAGAAACAGGTAAAAAGCTAACAAAATACCATTACGCTGTTGTGATTTTCGTAATTGGTGTCGCCTTTATGTTAGTGAGTAACATCTTTTCCAATTCTTCTTCATCTACCCAAAAGGAAGAGTTAGCCGTTTTTAGTCAACAAAAGGCAGAAGATGAACCAGCCTTCGGTCAAAAAAGTGATGAATTAACGGACCAGCTTCAGGAAGCGGAGGATTACTATGAAAATCAACTAAAGGAAATCCTCCAATCAGCAATGGGAATTGATGAAGTTGAAATAATGGTTAATTTAGACGCCACAGAATCTAAGGTATATGAAAAAAATACCACTACCCAAACCCAGATTACAGATGAAATCGATCGGGAGGGGGGGAAAAGAAACGTAGAAGATACTTCAAAGGACGAGCAACTTGTCATTACTCGAAATGGTGATACAGAAACACCAGTTATCATCAAGACAAAAAAAGCTGAAGTTCGAGGAGTATTGGTTGTGGCAGCTGGTGCAGAAAACATAAAAGTAAAAACCTCAGTAGTTGAAGCTGTAACAAGAGTATTGGATGTTCCAACTCACCGTGTATCCGTATTACCTAAGAAAAAACCTAAGGGGGAATAATAAATGTTATTAAAAAAGCAAACGGTATGGTTATTAACAATGTTAAGTCTAGTGGTTGTATTATCAGTGTATTATGTAACATCTCCTGAGAACAAAACTGACAATCTAGCATTTGTGGAAAATGATAAGGAAACAACAGCAAAAGAAACAAAAGCAGAAGAAGCGAAAACTGAAGAGGCTAAAGCAACTGAATCAGGTGTTGAGGAAGCTGAAGATGGAACTGTAATCTCTAGCATTCAAAGTGACGAACTATTCGCAACCCTACGTTTAGAAATGGATGAGCAACGCAGTAAGTTAATTGAGCAACTTCAAACAACAATGGCTGCAACAGATATTTCTGCAGAAGAAAAGAGCAAAGCTTATGATCAAATGATTGAAGTTCAAGCTGCTTCTTCAAAGGAACGAGTATTAGAAACTCTAATTCTTGCAGAATCAAAAGAGTATAAGGACGTTTTGGTTAGAGCAGATGGAGAAAAAGTAAAGATTGTTGTTAGATCTGAAAAGCATTCTGCAAAAGAAGCAAACAAGATCATTCAATTAGTTAGGGAAGAATTAGGTGCGAAGCAAGTGGCAGTTGAGTTCTCTAAGAAATAACATAAAAAGAAGTGGGGGATTCCCACTTCTTTTTATTCTTCTTCCTTATAAAGTTGTAAAAGCTGGTGAATGGCGTTATCAGTATTCGCTATGGAAGTAACTAAATTCATCTGACTTTTCGTTTGTATGTGTACACCACTTGATAGTTCTTGCAATGTTGCACTTGCTTCTTGTAATACGGAAGCAAAGTCATTAACTGCTTCTCCAATTGTATGAGATGAATGATGAATGGTTTCAGTTAATGTATTGTACTGTTCAATGTGATCCTTCAATTCTACAACTGAATTGCGGATATGACGAAATGCGGTGCTCGTCGATTCTACAGCCTTTACATGATCGTTTAGCTGATAAGATGTATCTTCTATTTCCATTTTTGTTTGCTTGGTTTGGATAAAAACCTCCTCTAAGTTTTTCGATATGTGCGAAGCTGAAGAACCTGCTAGTTCTGCCAGTTTTCTAACCTCTTCGGCTACTACCGAAAATCCCTTGCCGGCATCACCAGCTCTTGCAGCTTCAATAGAGGCGTTTAACGCAAGAAGGTTCGTTTGAGTAGCAATATCCTGTATAGATTTAGAGAAACTTGCTGTCTCGTTAACTTTTACAGTGAGTTCGTTTATCTTTGTAACTGTACCTAGCATACGTTCGTGAAAAGAGGTCATTTTTTCTAATAGGGTAGTGACTCGTTCTTCACCTTCTTCGGAAATTTTACTTGTTCCTTCTGAATGCTTTTTTAAATGATCCACTGCAACAACTAATTGATGAATCATTTGATTTGTATTTTTTAAGGTAGACTGTATGTCCTGAACTGTTTCATTTTTTGCGTTCATCGCAGAAGCCATTTCATCTAAATTAGATGACATATTTATGGAAGCAAGCTGACTTTGTTCGCTTTCTTCTCTCACGTTTTTTACGTTATTTGATAAGATTGCAGTGTTTTCTTGTAATATGTTCTTTCTCTTCATATTTTCTGAAACCATTTGTGCTGCATTTTCTTGAGCCCAGATAATATTCTGTGATAAAAGGCTGGATAGTCGTAGTTGAAAGAATAAAAGAATAGAAACTAATGCATAGATTAAGAAAATAGTGCCATAGTTTTTCGTTTCTAACGGTAGCTGTGATGAGAATAATGCACTATAAACAATTAATATCGTCAGTCCGAGGCTGGTACCGTATAGGAGGATACCTGCATTCATATATAAAGCGGAAACGGCAATGACAAAAAATACGATGACAAAGGCAGAAGGAGAAACACTAGTTGCCATTATAGTGTATAAAACGATAGCCACTAAAGACACCGCAAGGTAAGGGATGAATCTAGTTGCCTTTTTGGTATAATGTAATAAGGCAACAAGAAGAACGCCGAATCCGCCGCCTAGCAATATAGATAAAATAATCATAAGCTCCTTTTGTAATACAACATCAACAAGTGTTGCGA
This genomic interval carries:
- the spoIIIAD gene encoding stage III sporulation protein AD, encoding MLQIVGIGLVATFLALIVKEQKPTFAFMLVVFVGCSLFLFLIDQIQEIIGMLERIAVNANVNLMYVETILKIIGIAYIAEFGAQITRDAGQGSIASKIELAGKILIMAMAIPILTVIIETILGLLPS
- the spoIIIAE gene encoding stage III sporulation protein AE, translating into MKIRILIGLIIFFLAALTPEIVQASSSIQDKVIDEQLDQLGIEEIRKFWDEIVQDYGGYLPESQKGSFIDFVKGEKKFSTEEWLKGIMKFLFHELIANGKLLGTLIMLTIFSMVLQSLQNAFEQSTVSKVAYALIYMVLIIIALNSFRIAIAYTEEAISTMISFIIALIPLLLALISVSGGIISAAFFHPIIIFLMNTSGLLIQYVVLPLLFLAALLSIVSTLSDHYKVTQLADLLRKTAIALLGIFLTIFLGVISVQGASSAVADGITIRTAKFITGNFIPVVGRMFTDATDTVLSASALLKNTVGIVGVVILLLIAAFPAIKVLSLALIFKFAAAILQPLGGGPVIKCLDIIGKSVIYIFAALAIVSLMFFLSLTVIIAAGNITLMMR
- a CDS encoding SpoIIIAH-like family protein: MLLKKQTVWLLTMLSLVVVLSVYYVTSPENKTDNLAFVENDKETTAKETKAEEAKTEEAKATESGVEEAEDGTVISSIQSDELFATLRLEMDEQRSKLIEQLQTTMAATDISAEEKSKAYDQMIEVQAASSKERVLETLILAESKEYKDVLVRADGEKVKIVVRSEKHSAKEANKIIQLVREELGAKQVAVEFSKK
- the spoIIIAF gene encoding stage III sporulation protein AF, giving the protein MEFLTGWVANIILFILLATILDMLLPNSNLQRYVKMVVGLLLLVIILNPILSLFHYDVEEIISAAAPFASSEEKNIENLIEMKKKEIQASSRAYILEQTAVQMKEEVEEEVKNKFNLEVSHLSIDVDEKIDVSSSDSTEHFSVHVQLVEKNEAKDEAVPAIAEVKIDTTSPIKKKTIQADEKKIISYLASEWELNTDQIIVAMEGGRAN
- a CDS encoding chemotaxis protein; amino-acid sequence: METYSVRTLFEEDLHRKNGLIVKATFVSVLLATLVDVVLQKELMIILSILLGGGFGVLLVALLHYTKKATRFIPYLAVSLVAIVLYTIMATSVSPSAFVIVFFVIAVSALYMNAGILLYGTSLGLTILIVYSALFSSQLPLETKNYGTIFLIYALVSILLFFQLRLSSLLSQNIIWAQENAAQMVSENMKRKNILQENTAILSNNVKNVREESEQSQLASINMSSNLDEMASAMNAKNETVQDIQSTLKNTNQMIHQLVVAVDHLKKHSEGTSKISEEGEERVTTLLEKMTSFHERMLGTVTKINELTVKVNETASFSKSIQDIATQTNLLALNASIEAARAGDAGKGFSVVAEEVRKLAELAGSSASHISKNLEEVFIQTKQTKMEIEDTSYQLNDHVKAVESTSTAFRHIRNSVVELKDHIEQYNTLTETIHHSSHTIGEAVNDFASVLQEASATLQELSSGVHIQTKSQMNLVTSIANTDNAIHQLLQLYKEEE
- the spoIIIAC gene encoding stage III sporulation protein AC — translated: MEIDVSTIFQIAGVGIVVAFLHTVLKQMGKEDYAHWVTLVGFVYIIFRVVTIMDDLFKKIKAVFLFQG
- the spoIIIAG gene encoding stage III sporulation protein AG, which gives rise to MDKKKNDFFHWLQSLLKPSSEKEETGKKLTKYHYAVVIFVIGVAFMLVSNIFSNSSSSTQKEELAVFSQQKAEDEPAFGQKSDELTDQLQEAEDYYENQLKEILQSAMGIDEVEIMVNLDATESKVYEKNTTTQTQITDEIDREGGKRNVEDTSKDEQLVITRNGDTETPVIIKTKKAEVRGVLVVAAGAENIKVKTSVVEAVTRVLDVPTHRVSVLPKKKPKGE